The following coding sequences are from one Aethina tumida isolate Nest 87 chromosome 2, icAetTumi1.1, whole genome shotgun sequence window:
- the LOC126264695 gene encoding putative zinc finger protein 876 — protein sequence MGTMDSVNKIGESKNFTCRTCGKCYTRNSGLKQHERYFCQNKSAQFKCPFPQCLFQAKLRGDLNRHIRISVKKKYKCEVCGKQYAGRSGIHQHKKYYCQNKEATFMCTYENCCFKRLNK from the exons atgggaACAATGGATAGTGTAAATAAGATTGGTGaaa gtAAAAACTTTACATGTAGAACATGTGGAAAATGTTATACAAGAAACAGTGGACTGAAACAACACGAACGATACTTCTGCCAAAACAAATCCGCACAATTTAAATGTCCATTTCCACAGTGCCTTTTTCAGGCGAAGCTACGAGGGGATCTAAATCGGCACATAAggatat CTGTTAAGAAGAAGTATAAGTGCGAAGTCTGTGGAAAACAGTACGCTGGAAGGAGCGGCATACATcagcataaaaaatattattgccaGAATAAAGAGGCCACTTTCATGTGCACTTACgaaaattgttgtttcaaaa gactaaataaatag